From the genome of Staphylococcus haemolyticus, one region includes:
- a CDS encoding IreB family regulatory phosphoprotein, whose product MDNIDKTMKFDYEEIPKDNVETVLNNVHRTLEERGYNAVNQIVGYLLSGDPAYIPRQNDARNQIRHIDRDVIMEELVSNYLKENKK is encoded by the coding sequence ATGGATAATATTGATAAAACAATGAAGTTTGACTATGAAGAAATTCCGAAAGATAATGTTGAAACAGTGTTAAACAACGTACACCGAACTTTAGAAGAGCGTGGTTACAATGCTGTAAATCAAATTGTAGGATATTTACTCTCAGGTGATCCTGCATATATACCTCGTCAAAATGATGCTCGAAATCAAATTCGCCACATTGATCGTGACGTTATCATGGAAGAACTCGTTTCAAATTATTTAAAAGAGAATAAGAAATAG